A genomic window from Poecilia reticulata strain Guanapo unplaced genomic scaffold, Guppy_female_1.0+MT scaffold_276, whole genome shotgun sequence includes:
- the LOC103460691 gene encoding synaptotagmin-14-like — protein sequence MLLLSSRLSPADTASCGGDSSDSDGELLGRYQEAVGRSQGLRGAAGTTGGARPRGGFRWESRQNYRALTGDGYSSEASADDANCIQRMRRTPPLDELQPPPYQDENGSPRMSCTLSDLGDAKCDLSQTSGSPHLSFGKCLSEGSDGQESEGYLNKGYEEDAPSDSTAVLSPEDTSARGSAARFPKGYEPDALSKYGTLDVVFDYDSEEQQLTVTIMAVTDLPSIKHTGNFSWQVHLVLLPTKKQRAKTGVQRGPGPVFTETFRFSHVETEMIGNYAVRFRLYSIRRMKKEKVFGEKVFYLTKLNLQGKMSVPVILDPCCSLPGGESQVSLSDLTCSDSASSFLSVSQTSAPEILVGLVYNATTGRLSVEIIKGIHFKNLAANKPPNGLFCCLKHLVGGQVYIIRGESAPPALPFSAFMDAVQTFHWNHIFTACSWMGSGPLSFT from the exons ATGCTTCTGTTGT CCTCCCGTCTGTCCCCAGCAGACACGGCGTCCTGCGGCGGCGACTCTTCGGACAGCGACGGCGAGCTGCTGGGTCGGTACCAGGAGGCAGTGGGCCGCTCCCAGGGcctcagaggagcagcagggacCACGGGTGGCGCCAGGCCCCGGGGGGGCTTCAGGTGGGAGAGCCGGCAGAACTACAGAGCCCTGACCGGAGACGGCTACAGCAGCGAGGCCTCGGCGGACGATG CCAACTGCATCCAGAGGATGAGGAGAACGCCGCCGCTGGACGAGCTGCAGCCGCCTCCCTACCAGGACGAGAACGGCTCTCCCAGGATGTCCTGCACACTGTCGGACCTGGGCGACGCCAAGTGCGACCTGTCCCAGACCAGCGGCAGTCCTCACCTGTCCTTTGGGAAGTGCCTGAGCGAGGGCAGCGACGGCCAGGAGAGCGAAGGCTACCTGAACAAAGGCTACGAAGAGGACGCCCCCAGCGACAGCACTGCCGTCCTCAGCCCTGAG GACACGTCGGCCCGCGGGTCGGCTGCACGCTTCCCAAAAGGCTACGAACCCGATGCCCTTTCCAAGTACGGCACCCTGGATGTGGTGTTTGACTACGACtcggaggagcagcagctgaccGTGACCATCATGGCGGTGACCGACCTGCCCTCCATCAAACACACAGGAAACTTCTCCTGGCAGGTGCACCTGGTGCTGCTGCCCACCAAGAAGCAGAGGGCCAAGACAGGCGTCCAGCGAGGGCCCGGCCCCGTCTTCACCGAGACCTTCCGCTTCAGCCACGTGGAGACGGAGATGATCGGCAACTACGCCGTCCGCTTCCGCCTCTACAGCATCCGACGCATGAAGAAGGAGAAGGTGTTCGGAGAAAAGGTCTTCTACCTCACCAAGCTCAACCTCCAGGGCAAAATGTCTGTGCCGGTCATCCTGGATCCATGCTGCAGTCTCCCG GGTGGGGAGTCCCAGGTCAGCCTGTCTGACCTGACGTGCAGCGACAGCGCTTCGTCCTTCCTGTCCGTCAGCCAGACCTCGGCTCCGGAGATCCTGGTGGGCCTGGTGTACAACGCCACCACCGGCCGCCTCTCCGTAGAAATCATCAAAGGCATCCACTTCAAAAACCTGGCCGCCAACAAGCCACCCA ACGGGCTGTTCTGTTGTCTCAAACACTTGGTAGGCGGACAGGTTTATATAATCAGAGGTGAGTCTGCGCCGCCCGCTCTGCCTTTCTCTGCCTTCATGGATGCAGTGCAGACGTTTCACTGGAATCATATTTTCACTGCATGCAGTTGGATGGGATCTGGCCCTTTGTCTTTCACATAG